In Halobaculum rubrum, the following are encoded in one genomic region:
- the purL gene encoding phosphoribosylformylglycinamidine synthase subunit PurL, with product MPLADADRELVEAELGREPTRAESALFENLWSEHCAYRSSRPLLGAFESESDDVVIGPGDDAAVVALDDETYATLGIESHNHPSYVDPFDGAATGVGGIVRDTMSMGAYPIALTDSLYFGGFDREHSKYLFEGVVEGISHYGNCIGVPTVAGSVVFHDGYEGNPLVNVACVGLTTPERLVTATAERPGNKLVLVGNGTGRDGLGGASFASEDLAEDAETEDRPAVQVGDPYAEKRLIECNEALVDEGLLVAARDLGAAGLGGASSELVAKGGLGAEIALDRVHQREPNMNAMEILLAESQERMVYEVRPEDTDRVAELAERFDLGCSVIGEVTDGNYVCSFEGETVVDAPAEYLADGAPMNDLDREEPSQPDRDLPALVDPDDGDGGEDDGARGTVDDDALAEAFEAVVGHPNTASKRWVYRQYDHEVGVRTSVLPGDDAAVMAIREAETDAGEPLGLALSSGSEPRWTEAAPYEGARAVALENATNLAAKGATPLAAVDCLNGGNPEKPDVYGGFAAAVDGLADMCAALSVPVVGGNVSLYNDSVAGPIPPTPTLAVIGTKAGFSAPPAAFDGEGTVLAVGEAGGALGGSEFLAQAGGSDRFPVLPENAPAVVETLAAVADRDGTLAVHDVSHGGLAVTLAEMVTGEAGANVALDDALALFDETPGRAVIETADPDAVRDAFDGVAPVETLGEATADGTLSVTVGDAELRYDAASIRDRRAIIERELD from the coding sequence ATGCCCCTCGCCGACGCGGATCGGGAACTGGTGGAGGCGGAGCTCGGCCGGGAGCCGACCCGGGCCGAGTCCGCCCTGTTCGAAAACCTCTGGAGCGAACACTGTGCGTACCGCTCGTCGCGTCCGCTGTTGGGCGCCTTCGAGAGCGAGTCCGACGACGTGGTGATCGGTCCCGGCGACGACGCGGCCGTCGTCGCGCTCGACGACGAGACGTACGCCACGCTCGGTATCGAGAGCCACAACCACCCCTCGTACGTCGACCCCTTCGACGGCGCCGCGACCGGCGTCGGCGGCATCGTCCGAGACACGATGTCGATGGGCGCGTACCCCATCGCGCTCACGGACTCGCTGTACTTCGGGGGCTTCGACCGCGAACACTCGAAGTACCTGTTCGAGGGCGTCGTCGAGGGGATCAGCCATTACGGCAACTGTATCGGCGTTCCGACGGTCGCCGGCTCCGTCGTGTTCCACGACGGCTACGAGGGGAACCCCCTCGTCAACGTCGCCTGCGTCGGGCTGACGACGCCGGAGCGGCTCGTCACCGCGACCGCGGAGAGGCCCGGCAACAAGCTCGTCCTCGTCGGCAACGGGACCGGCCGCGACGGCCTCGGCGGCGCCTCCTTCGCCAGCGAGGACCTCGCGGAGGACGCCGAGACGGAGGACCGCCCCGCAGTGCAGGTTGGCGATCCGTACGCCGAGAAGCGCCTCATCGAGTGCAACGAGGCGCTCGTCGACGAGGGACTGCTCGTGGCAGCACGCGATCTGGGCGCGGCCGGCCTCGGCGGCGCGTCCTCCGAGTTGGTCGCCAAGGGCGGCCTCGGCGCCGAGATCGCGCTCGACCGCGTCCACCAGCGGGAGCCGAACATGAACGCCATGGAGATTCTGCTCGCGGAGAGCCAAGAGCGCATGGTGTACGAAGTTCGGCCCGAGGACACCGATCGCGTCGCCGAGTTGGCCGAGCGATTCGATCTCGGCTGCTCGGTCATCGGCGAGGTGACCGACGGGAACTACGTGTGCTCGTTCGAGGGCGAGACGGTCGTCGACGCCCCTGCGGAGTACCTCGCCGACGGCGCGCCGATGAACGACCTCGACCGCGAGGAGCCGAGCCAGCCCGATCGCGACCTTCCGGCGCTCGTCGATCCAGACGACGGCGACGGTGGCGAGGATGATGGGGCGCGCGGAACCGTCGACGACGACGCGCTCGCCGAGGCGTTCGAGGCCGTCGTCGGCCATCCGAACACCGCGAGCAAGCGCTGGGTGTACCGGCAGTACGACCACGAGGTCGGCGTTCGAACCTCGGTGCTCCCGGGTGACGACGCCGCGGTGATGGCGATCCGCGAGGCCGAAACCGACGCGGGCGAGCCGCTTGGCCTGGCGCTGTCCTCGGGATCCGAGCCCCGGTGGACCGAGGCGGCGCCGTACGAGGGCGCACGCGCCGTCGCGCTGGAGAACGCCACGAACCTCGCGGCGAAGGGGGCGACGCCGCTTGCGGCGGTCGACTGTCTCAACGGCGGGAACCCCGAGAAACCGGACGTGTACGGCGGCTTTGCCGCCGCGGTGGACGGCCTCGCGGACATGTGCGCGGCCCTCTCGGTTCCGGTCGTCGGCGGCAACGTCTCGCTGTACAACGACTCCGTCGCGGGGCCGATCCCCCCGACACCCACGTTGGCCGTCATCGGGACGAAGGCCGGATTCTCGGCGCCGCCGGCGGCGTTCGACGGCGAAGGGACCGTGCTCGCGGTCGGCGAGGCCGGCGGCGCGCTGGGCGGTTCCGAGTTCCTCGCACAGGCGGGCGGAAGCGACCGGTTCCCCGTGCTCCCGGAGAACGCACCGGCGGTCGTGGAGACGCTCGCGGCCGTCGCCGACCGCGACGGCACGCTCGCGGTCCACGACGTGAGCCACGGCGGCCTCGCGGTCACGCTCGCCGAGATGGTGACCGGCGAGGCGGGCGCGAACGTCGCGCTCGACGACGCGCTCGCGCTGTTCGACGAGACACCCGGCCGCGCGGTGATCGAGACGGCCGACCCCGACGCGGTCCGTGACGCCTTCGATGGCGTCGCGCCGGTCGAGACACTCGGCGAGGCGACCGCGGACGGAACGCTCTCGGTGACGGTCGGCGACGCGGAACTCCGGTACGACGCCGCGTCGATCCGCGACCGCCGCGCGATCATCGAACGCGAGCTGGACTGA
- a CDS encoding PHP domain-containing protein has product MLSVELHSHSALSHDGRDPVDMLLEQAAAVGLDALAVTDHDELDASLEAADRADDYGLVGIPGMEVTSGAGHVLAFGIEELIPAGLDYDETLDRIHDQDGLAVVPHPFQKSRHGVAPHITDDQLANADAIEVYNSRLLTGRSNRQAESFAVDHGVPMTAGSDAHIAEMVGQAITQVGADDRSVDAILDAIRDGRTSVVGKRTPWYISFRQAAGGAKRRIGRRVDDFL; this is encoded by the coding sequence GTGCTATCGGTCGAGCTGCACAGTCACTCCGCGCTCTCGCACGACGGGCGAGACCCGGTCGATATGCTTCTCGAACAGGCGGCCGCCGTGGGCCTCGACGCGCTCGCGGTCACCGACCACGACGAACTCGACGCGAGTCTGGAGGCCGCGGACAGAGCGGACGACTACGGGCTCGTCGGTATTCCCGGGATGGAGGTCACGAGCGGCGCCGGTCACGTGCTCGCGTTCGGTATCGAGGAGCTGATCCCGGCCGGGCTCGACTACGACGAGACGCTCGACCGGATCCACGACCAGGACGGCCTCGCGGTCGTTCCGCACCCGTTCCAGAAGTCGCGCCACGGCGTCGCGCCACACATCACCGACGACCAGTTGGCGAACGCGGACGCCATCGAAGTGTACAACTCGCGGCTCCTCACGGGTCGGTCGAACCGGCAGGCGGAATCGTTCGCGGTGGACCACGGCGTTCCGATGACCGCCGGCAGCGACGCCCACATCGCGGAGATGGTTGGACAGGCGATCACCCAGGTCGGCGCCGACGACCGCTCGGTCGACGCGATCCTCGACGCGATCCGCGACGGTCGCACCAGCGTCGTCGGCAAGCGAACGCCGTGGTACATCTCCTTCCGGCAGGCCGCCGGCGGCGCCAAGCGACGTATCGGCCGTCGCGTCGACGACTTCCTGTGA
- a CDS encoding asparagine synthase C-terminal domain-containing protein, with protein sequence MTRERRPATTDLDGDVADPALVRAALAAGDPVPGTDGFAGILDGTLVRDVLGRRPLFVDRDDPDRWSHSPTDLERPRSLPAGSVLDADGERGVWSLPDPEASAADPALTEITDAVERSVRAVDPDGLAVAFSGGVDSAVVAAGVPEAPLYVAGFEGAHDVAAARSAAEAMGRDLREVTLSHADLERAVPEIVAATGRRNPMDIAIALPLYLVGERAAAAGHDRLAVGQGADELFGGYAKVVDPADDGRVDADTVRGARRETVATLPEQLERDVLALRAAGVEPVAPLLHDRVVSGALALPERLLVADGERKVALRAAAAGLVPDRVRSTEKKAVQYGTYVSRELDRLARQAGFKRRMEDHVGRYIADLCGEEHRPRDER encoded by the coding sequence GTGACTCGCGAGCGTCGACCCGCGACAACGGACCTCGACGGCGACGTCGCCGACCCTGCTCTCGTCCGCGCAGCGCTCGCGGCCGGGGACCCGGTACCCGGAACCGACGGGTTCGCGGGAATCCTCGACGGGACGCTCGTCCGGGACGTCCTCGGTCGACGACCGCTGTTCGTCGACCGCGACGATCCGGACCGCTGGAGCCACAGTCCCACCGACTTGGAGCGTCCGCGCTCGCTGCCTGCGGGATCCGTGCTCGATGCTGACGGCGAGCGAGGCGTCTGGTCGCTGCCCGACCCCGAGGCGTCGGCGGCCGACCCCGCCCTCACGGAAATCACCGACGCCGTCGAACGGAGCGTTCGCGCGGTCGACCCCGACGGGCTCGCGGTCGCGTTCTCCGGCGGCGTCGACTCGGCAGTCGTCGCCGCCGGTGTCCCCGAGGCGCCGCTGTACGTCGCCGGATTCGAGGGCGCACACGACGTGGCTGCCGCTCGTTCGGCCGCGGAGGCGATGGGCCGCGACCTACGGGAGGTGACACTCTCGCACGCCGATCTCGAACGCGCCGTTCCCGAGATCGTCGCGGCGACCGGACGGCGCAACCCGATGGATATCGCCATCGCGCTGCCGCTGTATCTCGTCGGGGAACGCGCGGCCGCCGCCGGCCACGACCGACTTGCGGTCGGGCAGGGCGCCGACGAGCTGTTCGGCGGCTACGCGAAGGTGGTCGACCCGGCCGACGACGGCCGCGTCGACGCCGACACCGTGCGCGGTGCTCGCCGCGAGACGGTCGCGACGCTCCCCGAACAGCTGGAGCGCGACGTGCTCGCGCTTCGGGCCGCCGGCGTCGAGCCGGTCGCGCCCCTGTTGCACGACCGCGTCGTGAGTGGCGCGCTGGCGCTTCCGGAACGCCTCCTCGTCGCCGACGGCGAGCGGAAGGTCGCGCTTCGCGCGGCCGCCGCAGGACTCGTCCCCGACCGGGTCCGCTCGACGGAGAAGAAGGCCGTCCAGTACGGCACCTACGTCTCGCGCGAACTCGACCGCCTCGCGCGACAGGCGGGGTTCAAGCGCCGGATGGAGGACCACGTCGGGCGCTATATCGCCGACCTGTGCGGCGAGGAGCACCGCCCGCGCGATGAGCGGTAG
- a CDS encoding NUDIX hydrolase, with protein METTRHFTATVYLVHDGATALHEHPKLGIRIPPGGHVDRDELPHEAGLREAREETGLDPTLVDDTRDIEAPAGETLPAPRHTMLYDINVHDDGTVGHQHIDHVFFAAVDGRRIDPDGDDEVGADAWAWYTPGDLRESGVDSDTTQIGIEAIETVPAAVDR; from the coding sequence ATGGAGACCACGCGTCACTTCACCGCGACCGTCTATCTCGTCCACGACGGCGCGACCGCGCTACACGAACACCCGAAACTCGGCATTCGGATCCCGCCAGGCGGTCACGTCGACCGCGACGAACTGCCCCACGAGGCGGGACTGCGGGAGGCCCGCGAGGAGACGGGGCTCGACCCGACGCTCGTCGACGACACCCGCGACATCGAGGCGCCGGCCGGCGAGACGCTCCCCGCGCCCCGACATACGATGCTGTACGACATCAACGTCCACGACGACGGTACGGTCGGCCACCAGCACATCGACCACGTCTTCTTCGCCGCTGTCGACGGCCGCAGGATCGACCCCGACGGCGACGACGAGGTCGGTGCCGACGCCTGGGCGTGGTACACGCCCGGAGACCTCCGTGAGAGCGGGGTGGACAGTGACACCACACAGATCGGGATCGAGGCGATCGAGACGGTTCCTGCGGCCGTCGACCGATAA
- a CDS encoding transcription initiation factor IIB translates to MSENVRGYTDDRSRTTTADEDETESESAGEQLECPECSGKLTNDSERGETVCRDCGLVVEEDEIDHGPEWRAFDSKEKDQKSRVGAPTTNMMHDKGLSTNIGWQNKDAYGNQLSGRQREKMQRLRTWNERFRTRDSKERNLKQALGEIDRMASALGLPDNVRETASVIYRRALDEDLLPGRSIEGVATASLYAAARQAGTPRSLDEITNVSRVEKDEIARTYRYVVRELKLEIQPADPESYVPRFASDLELSDESERRARQLLQSAKQEGVHSGKSPVGLAAAAVYAASLLTNEKVTQSEVSRVANISEVTIRNRYHELLEAEEEVQLG, encoded by the coding sequence ATGAGTGAGAACGTCCGAGGTTACACGGACGACCGATCGCGCACCACCACCGCCGACGAGGACGAGACGGAGTCCGAATCGGCGGGAGAACAGCTCGAATGCCCGGAGTGTAGCGGGAAGCTGACGAACGACTCCGAGCGCGGCGAGACGGTCTGTCGGGACTGCGGCCTCGTCGTCGAGGAAGACGAGATCGATCACGGGCCGGAGTGGCGCGCGTTCGACTCCAAGGAGAAAGACCAGAAGTCCCGCGTCGGCGCCCCCACGACGAACATGATGCACGACAAGGGGCTGTCGACGAACATCGGCTGGCAGAACAAGGACGCCTACGGCAACCAGCTGTCGGGCCGCCAGCGCGAGAAGATGCAGCGGCTGCGCACGTGGAACGAGCGGTTCCGCACGCGCGACTCCAAAGAGCGAAATCTCAAGCAGGCGCTGGGCGAGATCGACCGCATGGCCTCCGCGCTCGGCCTCCCGGACAACGTCCGCGAGACCGCCTCGGTCATCTATCGACGCGCGCTCGACGAGGACCTGCTTCCGGGCCGCTCCATCGAGGGCGTCGCCACCGCGAGCCTCTATGCGGCGGCTCGACAGGCCGGAACGCCTCGGAGCCTCGACGAGATAACGAACGTCTCACGCGTCGAGAAAGACGAGATCGCACGGACGTACCGCTACGTCGTCCGCGAGCTGAAGCTGGAGATCCAGCCGGCCGACCCCGAGAGCTACGTCCCGCGGTTCGCGTCGGACCTGGAGCTGTCGGACGAGTCCGAGCGACGCGCTCGCCAGCTCCTCCAGAGCGCCAAACAGGAGGGCGTCCACTCCGGCAAGTCGCCGGTCGGTCTCGCGGCCGCGGCCGTCTACGCCGCGTCGCTGCTCACCAACGAGAAGGTGACGCAAAGCGAGGTGAGCAGGGTGGCGAACATCTCGGAGGTCACCATCCGCAACCGGTATCACGAGCTGCTCGAAGCCGAGGAAGAGGTACAGCTCGGCTGA
- the gatC gene encoding Asp-tRNA(Asn)/Glu-tRNA(Gln) amidotransferase subunit GatC, whose amino-acid sequence MTATDEGAGSDADAGVVDPDEVRHVADLARVDLDDEEATAFAEQFADVLDYFAALDEVPEVEDEPDLVNVMRADEVRDGLSQEEALANAPDSEAGFFKGPKVS is encoded by the coding sequence ATGACAGCGACGGACGAGGGCGCCGGGTCGGACGCCGACGCCGGCGTCGTCGATCCCGACGAGGTCCGCCACGTCGCCGACCTCGCACGGGTCGACCTCGACGACGAGGAGGCGACGGCGTTCGCCGAGCAGTTCGCGGACGTGCTCGACTACTTCGCGGCGCTCGACGAGGTGCCCGAGGTCGAAGACGAGCCGGATCTGGTGAACGTGATGCGGGCCGACGAGGTCCGCGACGGCCTCTCCCAAGAGGAGGCGCTCGCGAACGCGCCCGACTCGGAGGCTGGCTTCTTCAAGGGGCCGAAGGTCTCATGA
- the gatA gene encoding Asp-tRNA(Asn)/Glu-tRNA(Gln) amidotransferase subunit GatA: MSADDAPGTDAADDLNAFITRETVENDSDGPLAGKTVAVKDNISTEGIRTTCGSAMLAEYVPPYDATVVERLREAGATLVGKANMDEFGMGGTTETSAFGPVKNPVDPERVPGGSSGGSAAAVAAGEADLALGSDTGGSVRNPAAFCGVVGIKPTYGLVSRYGLVAYANSLEQIGPLANTVEDAAALLDAIAGPDERDATTRYDAAEGGAPGASDVSDDTHPADATEYAAAADGDVDGMTVGVPTELVEGADDEVVEVFEDALADLESKGVETVEVSLPSVEHAVQAYYVIAMSEASSNLARFDGVRYGTAGGEGNWNESFARSREEGFGDEVKRRILLGTYALSAGYHDKYYKKAQDARAWVKRDFDEALGEADVLATPTMPVLPPKRGESLDDPLSLYLMDANTVPVNLANLPAISVPAGEAEGLPVGLQFVGPAFGEAAIIRAGSAVEE; this comes from the coding sequence ATGAGCGCCGACGACGCCCCCGGCACCGACGCGGCCGATGACCTGAACGCGTTCATCACCCGCGAGACCGTCGAAAACGACTCTGACGGCCCCCTCGCGGGGAAGACGGTCGCCGTGAAGGACAACATCTCGACCGAGGGGATCCGGACGACCTGCGGCTCCGCGATGCTCGCCGAGTACGTGCCGCCGTACGACGCGACGGTCGTCGAGCGCCTGCGCGAGGCCGGCGCGACGCTCGTCGGCAAGGCGAACATGGACGAGTTCGGGATGGGCGGCACGACCGAGACCTCGGCGTTCGGACCGGTGAAAAACCCCGTCGACCCCGAGCGCGTCCCGGGCGGCTCCTCGGGCGGCTCCGCGGCCGCCGTCGCCGCCGGCGAGGCGGACCTGGCGCTCGGCTCCGACACCGGCGGCTCGGTCCGCAATCCCGCCGCGTTCTGCGGCGTCGTCGGAATCAAGCCGACCTACGGGCTCGTCTCCCGGTACGGACTCGTCGCGTACGCCAACTCGCTGGAACAGATCGGACCGCTGGCGAACACCGTCGAGGACGCGGCCGCCCTGCTCGACGCCATCGCCGGCCCCGACGAGCGCGATGCGACGACGCGCTACGACGCCGCCGAGGGGGGCGCACCCGGAGCGAGTGACGTTTCCGACGATACCCATCCCGCCGACGCGACCGAGTACGCCGCGGCCGCCGACGGCGACGTGGACGGCATGACCGTCGGCGTCCCGACGGAACTCGTCGAGGGCGCCGACGACGAGGTCGTCGAGGTGTTCGAGGACGCGCTGGCGGACCTGGAGTCGAAGGGCGTCGAGACCGTCGAGGTGTCGCTCCCCTCCGTCGAGCACGCGGTGCAGGCGTACTACGTCATCGCGATGTCGGAGGCGTCCTCGAACCTCGCGCGCTTCGACGGCGTGCGGTACGGAACTGCCGGCGGCGAGGGCAACTGGAACGAGTCGTTCGCCCGCTCCCGCGAGGAGGGCTTCGGCGACGAGGTGAAGCGCCGGATCCTGCTGGGAACCTACGCGCTCTCGGCGGGCTACCACGACAAGTACTACAAGAAGGCACAGGACGCCCGCGCCTGGGTGAAGCGGGACTTCGACGAGGCGCTGGGCGAGGCGGACGTGCTGGCGACGCCGACGATGCCCGTGCTCCCCCCGAAGCGCGGCGAGAGCCTCGACGACCCGCTCTCGCTGTACCTGATGGACGCGAACACGGTGCCGGTGAACCTCGCGAACCTCCCGGCGATCTCGGTGCCGGCGGGCGAGGCCGAGGGCCTTCCGGTCGGGCTGCAGTTCGTCGGCCCCGCCTTCGGCGAGGCGGCGATCATCCGCGCGGGCAGCGCCGTCGAGGAGTAG
- a CDS encoding TrkH family potassium uptake protein: MNLRVEYRASLSLVGTVVRYLSVPLLAPLLVSLYYGESVAPFAVTILLAIIVGTGLERLDPDPDIGAREGFLMVAATWLAVAVVGSIPYLVEAHGIPGLVAAIHPESTLANPVNALFEAMSGFTTTGATVLGDISFETHTRGVMLWRQLTQWLGGMGIVVLAVAILPQLSVGGAQLMDAEAPGPGIEKLTPRIAETARVLWGVYAGITALEIVLLYGMHVAGPALGMPDLAPNMTLYNAVAHGLTTMPTGGFSPEARSIEAFSAAVQWVIVPFMVAAGVNFALFWGVITGDPRRMLGDVEFRTFVGAMGVIAALVTALLFAGAFVAVAPASETYDAAYLSAVTTAISGNLEPSLRHAVFQTVSIVTTTGYASMDFNTWSAPAQYALLFAMFIGGSAGSTGGGIKVIRWVVILKSLRRELFTTAHPDAVRPLRLNGRSLDERGVRGIFAFSLLYLVLFLISTLLLFLDGTRLPESFSVLETMSAVAATLGNVGPGFGVVGPMGSYLGFTEASRLYMVFLMWIGRLEIIPVLVCFTPEYWRR; encoded by the coding sequence GTGAACCTTCGCGTCGAGTATCGGGCGAGTCTGAGCCTCGTCGGGACCGTCGTTCGCTACCTCTCGGTTCCGTTGCTCGCGCCGCTTTTGGTCTCGCTGTACTACGGTGAGTCAGTGGCCCCGTTCGCCGTGACGATCCTCCTCGCGATCATCGTCGGGACCGGCCTCGAACGGCTCGATCCCGACCCGGACATCGGCGCCCGGGAGGGCTTTCTCATGGTCGCGGCGACCTGGCTCGCCGTCGCAGTCGTCGGATCCATTCCGTATCTCGTCGAGGCCCACGGGATCCCCGGCCTCGTCGCCGCGATCCACCCCGAGTCGACGCTCGCGAACCCGGTGAACGCGCTGTTCGAGGCGATGTCCGGCTTCACGACGACCGGGGCGACCGTCCTCGGCGACATCTCCTTCGAGACACACACCCGCGGAGTCATGCTGTGGCGCCAGCTCACCCAGTGGCTCGGCGGCATGGGGATCGTCGTCCTCGCGGTCGCGATCCTCCCCCAGTTGTCGGTCGGGGGCGCCCAGCTCATGGACGCCGAGGCACCCGGGCCGGGTATCGAGAAGCTCACGCCGCGGATCGCGGAGACCGCACGCGTGCTGTGGGGCGTCTACGCCGGGATCACGGCGCTCGAGATCGTCCTCCTGTACGGGATGCACGTCGCCGGGCCGGCGCTCGGGATGCCCGACCTCGCCCCGAACATGACGCTGTACAACGCCGTCGCCCACGGACTGACGACGATGCCGACCGGCGGGTTCTCGCCGGAGGCTCGATCGATCGAGGCGTTCTCCGCGGCGGTACAGTGGGTCATCGTTCCGTTCATGGTCGCCGCCGGAGTCAACTTCGCGCTGTTCTGGGGCGTCATCACGGGCGACCCGCGGCGGATGCTCGGGGACGTGGAGTTCCGGACGTTCGTCGGGGCGATGGGCGTGATCGCCGCACTGGTGACGGCGCTACTGTTCGCCGGCGCGTTCGTCGCCGTCGCTCCCGCGAGCGAGACGTACGACGCCGCCTACCTCTCGGCGGTCACGACCGCCATCTCCGGGAACCTCGAACCCTCGCTTCGACACGCGGTGTTCCAGACGGTCTCGATCGTCACGACGACCGGGTACGCGAGCATGGACTTCAACACCTGGTCCGCGCCGGCGCAGTACGCGCTGTTGTTCGCCATGTTCATCGGCGGGTCCGCCGGGTCGACCGGCGGCGGTATCAAGGTGATCCGGTGGGTCGTGATCCTGAAGTCGCTGCGACGGGAGCTGTTCACGACGGCTCACCCCGACGCCGTCCGCCCGCTCCGGCTCAACGGCCGCAGCCTCGACGAGCGCGGCGTCCGCGGGATCTTCGCGTTCTCCCTGCTGTATCTCGTGTTGTTCCTGATCTCGACGCTGCTGTTGTTCCTCGACGGCACTCGGCTCCCGGAGAGCTTCTCGGTCCTCGAGACGATGAGCGCCGTCGCGGCGACACTCGGGAACGTGGGTCCCGGATTCGGGGTCGTCGGGCCGATGGGGAGCTACCTCGGGTTCACCGAGGCGAGCCGTCTCTACATGGTGTTTCTGATGTGGATCGGCCGCCTCGAAATCATCCCGGTGCTCGTCTGTTTCACGCCGGAGTACTGGCGGCGGTAG
- a CDS encoding DUF7471 family protein, with amino-acid sequence MDALLHVAPGAHGVAYAVVVALGGVAGAGLLGLGLAAFLRRRSRSYLLVALALGALAARAGIAAGAAFGLVGVEAHHFVEHLLDVVMAGLVVAAVYYARTVRTEVSS; translated from the coding sequence ATGGACGCCCTGCTCCACGTCGCCCCCGGCGCCCACGGGGTCGCTTACGCGGTCGTCGTCGCGCTCGGCGGCGTCGCCGGCGCGGGACTGCTCGGGCTCGGGCTGGCGGCGTTTCTGCGCCGTCGGTCGCGGTCGTATCTGCTGGTCGCGCTCGCCCTCGGTGCGCTCGCGGCACGGGCCGGCATCGCGGCGGGCGCCGCCTTCGGGCTCGTCGGCGTCGAGGCCCACCACTTCGTCGAGCATCTCCTCGACGTGGTGATGGCCGGGCTCGTCGTCGCGGCGGTGTACTACGCGCGGACGGTCCGGACGGAGGTGTCGTCGTGA
- a CDS encoding winged helix-turn-helix transcriptional regulator — protein sequence MSDPVTPPADRPTRERIAGYVATNPGLHFNELVRRLDLAPGQAQYHLRRLVRADRVVGEEVSGRTHYFDPAVDPTERRRLALFRRETARDAVLELLDGPAAPDAVATRIGVARSTLEWHLDNLVDAGVVEKRRDERGRVTLALTDPEATARSLRRIEPSLPDRLLDRFTRLVDALLE from the coding sequence GTGAGCGACCCGGTCACCCCGCCGGCCGATCGGCCGACCCGGGAGCGCATCGCCGGCTACGTCGCGACCAACCCGGGGCTGCACTTCAACGAACTCGTCCGCAGACTGGATCTCGCGCCCGGACAGGCCCAGTACCATCTCCGCCGGCTCGTCCGCGCCGACCGGGTCGTCGGCGAGGAGGTGTCCGGTCGAACCCACTACTTCGACCCCGCGGTCGATCCCACGGAGCGCCGCCGTCTCGCGCTGTTTCGCCGGGAGACCGCCCGCGACGCCGTGCTCGAACTGCTCGACGGCCCCGCGGCCCCCGACGCGGTCGCGACCCGAATCGGGGTCGCCCGGAGCACGCTGGAGTGGCACCTCGACAACCTCGTCGACGCCGGCGTCGTCGAGAAGCGCCGCGACGAGCGCGGCCGCGTCACGCTCGCGCTCACAGACCCGGAGGCGACCGCCCGAAGCCTCCGGCGGATCGAGCCGTCGCTCCCGGACCGCCTGCTCGACCGCTTCACGCGGCTCGTCGACGCGCTGCTGGAGTAG